The following are encoded together in the Brassica napus cultivar Da-Ae chromosome A9, Da-Ae, whole genome shotgun sequence genome:
- the LOC106414228 gene encoding floral homeotic protein APETALA 3-like isoform X1 has protein sequence MARGKIQIKRIENQTNRQVTYSKRRNGLFKKAHELTVLCDARVSIIMFSSSNKLHEFISPNTTTKEIIDLYQTVSDVDVWSAHYERMQETKRKLLETNRKLRTQIKQRLGECLDELDIQELRSLEEEMENTFKLVRERKFKSLGNQIETTKKKNKSQQDIQKNLIHELELRAEDPHYGLVDNGGDYDSVLGYQIEGSRAYALRYHQNHHHHYPNHTLHAPSASDIITFHLLE, from the exons atggcGAGAGGGAAGATCCAGATCAAGAGGATAGAGAACCAGACCAACCGACAAGTAACATATTCCAAGAGAAGAAATGGTTTGTTCAAGAAAGCTCACGAGCTTACGGTTTTGTGTGATGCTAGGGTTTCGATTATCATGTTCTCTAGCTCTAACAAGCTTCATGAGTTCATTAGCCCTAACACCAC AACAAAGGAGATCATAGATCTGTACCAAACCGTTTCCGATGTTGATGTTTGGAGCGCACACTAtgag AGAATGCAAGAAACCAAGAGGAAGCTGTTGGAGACAAATAGAAAGCTCCGGACTCagattaa GCAGAGGCTAGGTGAGTGTTTGGACGAACTTGATATTCAGGAGCTTCGTAGTCTTGAGGAAGAAATGGAAAACACTTTCAAACTCGTTCGTGAGCGCAAG TTTAAATCCCTTGGGAATCAGATCGAAACCACCAAGAAAAAG AACAAAAGTCAACAAGACATACAAAAGAATCTCATACATGAGCTG GAGCTAAGAGCAGAAGATCCTCACTATGGCCTAGTAGACAATGGAGGCGACTACGATTCGGTTCTTGGATATCAAATCGAAGGATCACGTGCTTACGCTCTTCGTTACCATCAGAACCATCATCACCATTACCCCAACCATACCCTTCATGCACCATCTGCCTCTGACATCATTACCTTCCACCTTCTCGAATGA
- the LOC106414228 gene encoding Floral homeotic protein APETALA 3-like, giving the protein MARGKIQIKRIENQTNRQVTYSKRRNGLFKKAHELTVLCDARVSIIMFSSSNKLHEFISPNTTTKEIIDLYQTVSDVDVWSAHYERMQETKRKLLETNRKLRTQIKQRLGECLDELDIQELRSLEEEMENTFKLVRERKFKSLGNQIETTKKKNKSQQDIQKNLIHELELRAEDPHYGLVDNGGDYDSVLGYQIEGSRAYALRYHQNHHHHYPNHTLHAPSASDIITFHLLE; this is encoded by the exons atggcGAGAGGGAAGATCCAGATCAAGAGGATAGAGAACCAGACCAACCGACAAGTAACATATTCCAAGAGAAGAAATGGTTTGTTCAAGAAAGCTCACGAGCTTACGGTTTTGTGTGATGCTAGGGTTTCGATTATCATGTTCTCTAGCTCTAACAAGCTTCATGAGTTCATTAGCCCTAACACCAC AACAAAGGAGATCATAGATCTGTACCAAACCGTTTCCGATGTTGATGTTTGGAGCGCACACTAtgag AGAATGCAAGAAACCAAGAGGAAGCTGTTGGAGACAAATAGAAAGCTCCGGACTCagattaa GCAGAGGCTAGGTGAGTGTTTGGACGAACTTGATATTCAGGAGCTTCGTAGTCTTGAGGAAGAAATGGAAAACACTTTCAAACTCGTTCGTGAGCGCAAG TTTAAATCCCTTGGGAATCAGATCGAAACCACCAAGAAAAAG AACAAAAGTCAACAAGACATACAAAAGAATCTCATACATGAGCTG GAGCTAAGAGCAGAAGATCCTCACTATGGCCTAGTAGACAATGGAGGCGACTACGATTCGGTTCTTGGATATCAAATCGAAGGATCACGTGCTTACGCTCTTCGTTACCATCAGAACCATCATCACCATTACCCCAACCATACCCTTCATGCACCATCTGCCTCTGACATCATTACCTTCCACCTTCTCGAAT